One stretch of Plutella xylostella chromosome 15, ilPluXylo3.1, whole genome shotgun sequence DNA includes these proteins:
- the LOC105382457 gene encoding phosphatidate cytidylyltransferase, mitochondrial, which translates to MAAAAAKAVGFAKDVAPLYYRILSRFPQNLSFCFAYGSAVKPQTGNQSKQSMIDLIYCVENSFRWHAANMDQNPTHYSALKYLGKGFVARFQENWGAKVYFNTLVELKEENVMIKYGVVSQKDLIADLLDWKDLYLAGRLHKPVEIIKQTTSSQLQTALQSNLRSAVHTALLTLPETFSEYDFYFAISNLSYAGDFRMTFGENKNKVKNIVQPQLLNFRELYRPILQQFHVYVDFSTGDTQCHQDVHPETKLHHLMQLPMEPQQRIVKFWNKGGPQQDMEDVLRAIAHDIDCAVIIRQILKDLVWQSSVRQSLKGILTAGFLKSIRYSAKKIAKMF; encoded by the coding sequence ATGGCCGCTGCAGCAGCCAAAGCAGTGGGCTTTGCCAAAGATGTAGCACCATTGTACTACAGGATACTATCAAGATTTCCCCAAAACCTCTCTTTCTGCTTTGCTTACGGATCAGCTGTCAAACCTCAAACTGGTAACCAGTCAAAACAGAGTATGATAGACCTCATCTACTGTGTGGAGAACTCGTTCCGGTGGCACGCCGCCAACATGGACCAAAACCCTACACATTACTCAGCACTCAAATATCTTGGTAAAGGATTTGTTGCAAGATTCCAAGAGAACTGGGGAGCCAAAGTGTACTTCAACACGCTAGTGGAGCTTAAGGAAGAGAATGTCATGATCAAGTATGGTGTGGTCTCACAGAAAGATCTAATAGCGGATCTTCTAGATTGGAAGGACTTGTACCTGGCGGGGCGCCTGCACAAGCCGGTGGAGATCATCAAGCAGACAACAAGCTCCCAGCTGCAGACAGCCCTGCAGAGCAACCTGCGCTCCGCCGTGCACACCGCGCTGCTCACGCTGCCCGAGACATTCTCAGAGTATGACTTCTACTTTGCCATCTCCAACTTGAGCTACGCTGGTGATTTTCGAATGACATTTGGGGAGAACAAAAACAAAGTGAAGAACATTGTCCAGCCCCAATTGTTAAACTTCCGTGAGCTGTACCGGCCAATCTTGCAACAATTCCATGTGTATGTGGACTTCTCCACTGGCGATACTCAGTGCCACCAGGATGTGCACCCGGAGACCAAGCTGCACCACCTCATGCAGCTCCCGATGGAGCCGCAGCAGAGGATCGTCAAGTTCTGGAACAAGGGCGGGCCCCAGCAGGACATGGAGGATGTGCTGCGGGCCATTGCTCACGACATAGACTGTGCTGTCATCATTAGACAAATCCTCAAGGACTTAGTGTGGCAGTCTAGTGTTAGACAGAGCCTGAAAGGAATTCTTACTGCAGGATTCCTAAAATCAATTAGATATAGTGCTAAGAAAATTgctaaaatgttttaa
- the LOC105387460 gene encoding peptidyl-prolyl cis-trans isomerase G translates to MLSDESSSDSETGRFKSSQSRKTDDQNKSSDLRDSHRRDGGRSRAFNERPRLAERPRDNDRFRPSEGDRMRRDLDRRRNDRDRYERRSKDRQRPPRHSPVRRRQSRERSPARRRRSQDEDKSKRPQEDRSSRDTRDRKDPSGHSRVRSSSRDHKRRSTSRISSEKKKEEPVFKDDPKPSAGKYDRSRKRDSSSSPDYKSKRSVVQKPTYVEPPKRVVESPVDVDQHAASDVSDEVQPGSYYSLKPVVVVKEKEKSVEKDTSKETIISDESSEIDSSDDERLRAKLLNLEKELSKTRKKKHKKKHKKRSKSEKDRDKSASVEVTSTTDIQESRGGDGGKDTEVEVTSTQKSKEKESSEEGELSSDGSQSVEIDEDDLRHKLKRGAGAGVCGPRGAGEGVCGPALPPHLRRGDGVEGPALPPHLNKDKSKSIGPTIPSEMRKVLAEAKPEDIEYASSEEDTGFGPLPPGAEGKWTEAHERLERRAMDMKMKAQDGHSLQGKEVKGREKWMLELPEGKAKIIGLEARSFRAKEGPDMSDRSSWTDTPSEKARKAAGLAAPEDVAESLQREARERRVAERDEAQEREARKHKKKHKRDESLLEMHEKKLKKKKKKEEREDGKQERRPFSRDVDLAVNRFDEAQKKSIIKKAQALDTRFSRGDAKYL, encoded by the exons ATGCTATCTGATGAGTCAAGCAGTGATTCTGAGACAGGTAGGTTCAAGTCCAGTCAGTCTAGAAAGACAGATGACCAGAACAAGAGTTCTGATTTAAGAGACAGCCACAGAAGAGATGGCGGAAGAAGTAGGGCTTTCAACGAGAGACCTCGTCTGGCAGAACGACCACGAGATAATGATAGGTTTCGCCCCAGTGAGGGTGACCGAATGCGCCGGGATTTAGATAGAAGGCGGAATGATCGAGATAGGTATGAAAGGAGATCTAAAGATCGCCAAAGACCCCCGCGTCACTCTCCCGTGAGGCGCCGGCAGTCGAGGGAGAGGAGTCCCGCACGACGGAGACGGTCGCAGGATGAGGACAAAAGTAAACGACCCCAAGAAGATAGAAGTAGCAGAGACACCAGAGATAGAAAAGATCCGTCCGGTCACAGCAGAGTTAGAAGTAGTAGCCGGGACCATAAAAGACGTTCTACATCGCGCATTTCATCTGAAAAGAAAAAGGAAGAACCTGTTTTTAAAGATGATCCTAAGCCAAGTGCAGGAAAATATGATAGGTCAAGAAAAAGAGACTCGTCATCCTCACCTGATTACAAATCCAAGAGGTCGGTAGTGCAAAAACCTACTTATGTAGAGCCACCTAAGCGAGTAGTTGAAAGCCCTGTAGATGTAGATCAACATGCGGCCAGTGACGTATCGGATGAAGTGCAGCCTGGCTCCTACTACAGCCTGAAACCAGTCGTCGTGGTCAAAGAAAAGGAGAAATCCGTAGAAAAAGACACATCTAAGGAAACTATAATATCAGACGAGTCCAGCGAAATAGACTCGTCAGACGACGAACGCCTGCGAGCGAAGCTTTTAAACTTAGAAAAAGAGCTCAGCAAAACCAGAAAGAAAAAGCACAAGAAGAAGCACAAAAAGCGAAGCAAATCGGAGAAGGATCGAGACAAGTCGGCGTCAGTGGAGGTGACGAGTACGACGGACATCCAGGAGTCGCGGGGCGGCGACGGTGGTAAAGACACCGAGGTGGAGGTGACTAGTACGCAGAAGAGTAAGGAGAAGGAGAGTAGTGAGGAGGGCGAGTTGTCGAGCGACGGGTCGCAGTCGGTGGAGATCGACGAGGATGACCTGCGGCACAAGCTGaagcggggggcgggggcgggggtgTGCGGGCCACGGGGAGCGGGGGAGGGGGTGTGCGGGCCCGCGCTGCCGCCGCACCTGCGCCGGGGCGACGGCGTCGAGGGACCCGCGCTGCCGCCGCATCTCAACAAGGATAAAAGCAAAAGCATAG GACCAACAATCCCAAGCGAGATGCGAAAAGTGCTAGCGGAGGCCAAGCCCGAGGACATAGAGTACGCGAGTTCAGAAGAAGACACAGGATTCGGTCCACTGCCGCCCGGCGCTGAAGGCAAGTGGACGGAGGCGCATGAACGCCTGGAGCGAAGAGCAATGGACATGAAGATGAAAGCGCAGGATGGACACTCGTTGCAGGGCAAGGAAGTGAAGGGAAGAGAGAAGTGGATGCTCGAGCTACCCGAGGGGAAAGCCAAAATAATCGGTCTGGAAGCCAGGAGCTTCAGGGCTAAGGAAGGACCTGACATGTCAGATAG GTCGAGCTGGACCGACACTCCCTCGGAGAAGGCGCGCAAGGCGGCGGGGCTGGCGGCTCCGGAGGACGTGGCGGAGAGCCTGCAGCGGGAGGCGCGGGAGAGACGCGTGGCGGAGCGGGATGAGGCACAGGAGAGGGAGGCCAG aaaacataaaaagaaaCACAAGAGGGACGAGAGTCTTTTGGAAATGCACGAAAAGAAGctgaagaaaaagaagaag AAAGAGGAGCGTGAAGACGGCAAGCAGGAGCGGCGGCCGTTCAGCCGCGACGTGGACCTCGCCGTCAACCGCTTCGACGAGGCGCAGAAGAAGTCCATCATCAAGAAGGCGCAGGCTCTCGACACGCGCTTCTCACGGGGGGACGCCAAGTATTTATAG
- the LOC105382456 gene encoding uncharacterized protein LOC105382456, with product MSALQVFLCDLCILLVIGFNFTTAEEAPRVNTTAGAPTPATGNCSCGGFTSEHPGAGDSPIISQQPGLTVAEDAAGEATCKALCVALATATKAKGPEILCSRLKTADELKLSAFFKVGSRPWLYAGMTAEAPLCCEAGKVKVCASAVALNATTVEVTPAPAV from the exons ATGTCGGCTCTACAAGTTTTCTTGTGTGATCTTTGCATCCTTCTAGTAATAGGGTTCAATTTCACGACAGCGGAAGAAGCTCCTAG GGTGAACACCACAGCGGGCGCCCCCACCCCCGCCACTGGCAACTGTTCCTGCGGGGGCTTCACGTCGGAACATCCCGGGGCCGGGGACTCCCCTATCATCTCCCAGCAGCCGGGGCTCACGGTGGCGGAGGACGCGGCCGGGGAGGCCACCTGCAAGGCTCTGTGCGTCGCTCTCGCCACGGCCACTAAAGCTAAGGGACCGGAGATCCTGTGCAGCCGGCTCAAGACTGCTGATGAgcttaag CTGTCAGCGTTCTTCAAGGTGGGCAGCCGGCCGTGGTTGTACGCCGGCATGACTGCGGAGGCGCCGCTATGTTGTGAGGCCGGCAAGGTCAAGGTCTGCGCCTCAGCCGTCGCCCTTAACGCCACCACCGTAGAAGTTACACCAGCGCCAGCGGTTTAA